The DNA region GGGATTTAATTTTCGCTAACAATCCTCAGACGGAAATAGTCTTTATTTCTGCTAAACCTAGTATTTCCCGATGGAAGCTGAGAAGAAAATATAAAAGACTGAATAGAAAAATGGAAAAAATGACACTGACGGACAATAGATTGAAATATGTTGATGTTTGGAAACCCATGCTAGATGGCCGAAAAGTAAAACAAGATATTTTTGTTTCAGACGGTCTACATATGAATTCAAAAGGATACGAAATATGGTATGCTGCATTGAAAAATTACGTAAACTAGATATTCCCAAAAAATCCTAAATAGTTAGCAGATGAAATCTAACCTGATCAAAGCCCTGTTTATAAGTTGCATTTTTGTTGCCCTATGTTCTTGTGAGCCAGAAAAAAAGAAACGTGTATTAAACCTACCGCCAACCGATTTGGCTATGGAAAGTATGATTCCTATGCCTATGAAGGTCATCCCTACAAACTCAGGGTTTGCTTTGGATAAATTTACCGCGATTTATACTTCTGAAAATGCAGATGGTTTTCCTGAAGTAGGAAAATTTTTATCTGAAAAGATACATGCTAAAACCTCATTAGATATTCCGGTGAACATTGAAGAAATTCCTGACCGAGAAGGGATTATCTACATTAATCAATCTGATAGTTTGGAATTGAATGCGCCAGAAGCTTATCAACTTTACATTACAAAAGATACCATTATTCTAAATTCAAATACCGCAGCAGGTGCTTTTAGAGGTGTACAAACCATACGACAAATTATACCGGAAAAACCACTAGATACCGTTGCTGCATATGACGTATGGAACATTCCAACCGGAAAAATCATTGATAATCCAATTTTTGAGTACCGGGGAAGCATGTTAGATGTGGCACGGCATTTCTTTAGCGTAGAAGATGTAAAAAAGTATATAGACCTTCTGGCCTACTATAAGTATAACGTACTCCATTTACACCTCTCCGACGATCAGGGATGGCGCATAGAAATAAAATCTTGGCCCAAACTTACCGAAGTTGGCGGCAGCACAGAAGTTGGAGGGAAATCCGGTGGTTTCTATACACAAGAAGAATATACCGATATTGTGAACTACGCTGCCGAACGCCACATGGTAATTGTACCGGAAATTGACATGCCAGGACACACCAATGCTGCCTCGGTTTCATACCCATTCTTAAACGGAAACGGTAAAAAACTAAAACTATATACAGGCATGAGGGTTGGTTTTAGCACTTTTGACACAAGAAAAGATACGACCTATGCCTTTATTGATGATGTAGTTAGAGAAATATCCGCTATTACCCCAGGCCCCTATTTTCACATTGGTGGAGATGAAAGTCACGTGACAAACAAAAAGGACTATATCTACTTTGTTGAGAAAGTAGAAAAAATAGTTCAGAAGTATGGTAAACGAATGATCGGGTGGGACGAAATTGCTACCGCAGATTTAGATTCTACTTCAATCTCCCAATTTTGGTCTAGTAAGGAAAATGCCGACTTAGCCCTAAAAAAGAACATGAAGATTATTATGTCTCCTGCTAAAAAAGCTTATCTAGATATGGAGTATGACACGCTTTCTAAGCACGGTCTACACTGGGCGGCTTACATCCCAACAGATACAGCCTATAATTGGGCTCCGGAGAAATATGAAGGAATTCCTATAGAAAATATATTGGGCCTAGAAGCTCCACTTTGGTCCGAAACCATTAGCAATATTGATGAATTGGAATATTTAGCTTTTCCTCGCGCCATTGGTTACTCTGAATTGAGTTGGTCTATTCCCGAAAACAGAGATTGGGAAAATTACAAGGTTCGTTTGGCCAATCAGGCTCCTTTCTTGGATAGGATGAATGTGAAATACTATCCATCTCCACTTATTGATTGGAAAAAAAGCAAGTATACTTATAAGGAAATACAGAAAGATTAATTTAATTATCATCTACTAGGCTAACCGGAAAGAATTACTGATACAAAATATTAGCATATAAGATTCTCCTTATCTAAATCTAATAGATAAGGATACAGCGTATCAAAATTGATGGGTTTTTCTAGATAATCGACAATAGCACTAAAATCACAAGCCTTAAGCCTATCCTCCGGTCTACCTGATGAGGTAGTTACAATTATAGGCACATTAGGACACAAACCTAATTTTTCTTTGATCGCTAAAAATTCCCAACCATCTAATATAGGCATATTAATATCCAACAAAATAAGGTTTGGACACTCGTTATCCTTTAAGTAATCAACTCCCATTTGACCGTCGGTAACTACGCTAATATCATTAAATCCTAAACTCTCTAACTTTACTTTAGAAATAAAGTTGGTAACATCATCATCTTCTATTATTAATATCTTTATCATTACAGTAGTTTTAGTTGGTTTAGTTTTCTAAAATTGAATATTGAACTCGGTACCTTTATTGACTTGACTTTCTACATGAATATCTCCTCCATTTTCAGTTATTATGGAGTGGATGATGTAAAGACCGATACCAAGACCTTCAACATGTGTGTGCATCCTTTTAAACAGTCCGAAAATCTTTTTTGCCACAGATTGCTCAAACCCTAAGCCATTATCCTTAATGGTTAAATGGAACTTACCATCAACCATCTTGGTCTTTAACTTAATTATGGGATTACGATCAGGGTGTTTGTACTTAAGTGCGTTGGATACAAGGTTTTGAATAATACTCTCCATGTGAATTGGACAATATTGAATCATACGACCTACTGAAAAATCTTCAATTATTATAGCCTTGCTCTTGAGAATATCTTCCGATAGACTTGTTTTTACCTTTCCCAAGATTTCTGAGAACACAACGTTTTCATGATTTACCTTAAATGTAGATTTTACAGCTATTACATGATTCAACGCCCTTACCTTATCACACATGACCTTAGTCACTTTTTGCATTCTATCTACTATAGGCCTGACCTCTTCTGAGACAGGACCCGCCTTAGTGAACATTTCAAATAGGCTTTTTAAATTGGTCAACGGGGCTCTCAGATCATGAGCGGCTACATAAGAAAATTCCTCAAGCTCTTTATTTGATTTTTTAAGATTGGCGTTTACTTTTTCTAAAGAATCTTGAGTGTTTTTAAGTTCGTCTATCGTTCTGCTCAAATTTGAAACATCTCTAGAAGAGATTCCTAAATAATCTCCAATTTTAAACGCTCTCACCATCCATTTATGCGGCACATTATCCAAGTTAAATGAAAGTTGATCAAAGCCCACCGAAATTCCCGTTTTGAACACCGCCCTGTAGGACTCATAACGTGCGGTACCTTTTAAATGAGGAAATACCTCAAGTAAATTTTTACCAATAAAATCCTCTTTCTTAGCTCCTAATGCAAGAACCAAGGCATTATTAACATCTACAAAATTCATTTGATTATCGAGAATTAGAAAAGGGGAATAGGCATTTTCAAAAAAAGCACTTTTCAATTCATAGTTAATTTCGGCTACATCTTTCATCATACAATCATTATTTATTAAATACCTCTTTGCTAATTTCTAGAATTGTAAGAGGATTTTTAGATAAAAGAAGTCTTTTGGACAGAAGCTAACGATGAACGGTAATTATCTATAGACGAAGGACTTAAACCGAATAAAACTAATATATATAGATAGAATTAACGAAGTCTTTACTAGTTTAATTATAAATCCGTAACCAATGAAGTGTAACCTGGGGATTCTCAAATGCAGGAATGTGCAGGGTAATTAGTATAACATATAAACCAACCCATATCTATATGTAAAATTTATGCGTTTTTATCAGCATACTTTGTAGTTAACAATAAGTTGGTTGCTTTCCAAAACTCAATTGAAGTTGGGTTGGGAGATAAAGAATTCTCTGGATTTTCAAAAAAAGTACTTACTAATAATTTCAAGTATTGTAGGTTGCTATTTTCTGATTTAAGATGTTCAAAGGCCATCTGCCAGTCTTTAAATTCCCTATTATGAATCTTATTTCCAGATAATAGCCTTACTTCTGTATGTCTGTCATCTTTTTTGATTCTTTCAAAGAGGCTTATAATTTTAGTCTCGTCTCCTTCAATATATTGTATGAACCTTCCTTTGAAAAAAAGCAGGCATCCGGTAATGTCATTTTGCCTATTGAATTCTTGTGCTTTCTCAAGCATTCTTTGGATTTCCTGCAGTCCAATATCAGTATTAGCTACAGAGGTATATACTAAACAGAACATGTAATTTGGTATGTATTTGGTTGGCTACTTACTAGCTAAGATAACGATTTAATAATGAAATAAATATCGAAAAACCTGTAATTCAGACATTTACAAGTTATTACTTCATTTGTATTAAGATTTATCTTACAAAATTTTTAATTATATAAATGCCCAAATATCTCTCCCCGCTGCATATACGACACAAAAAACCCTCCTAATGGAGGGTTTTTGATAAAAACTTTATTCTAATAAAATTAATTCTATTCTTCCTCTGAAGTACCATCTTTGTCTCCAGAAAAATCTGTAATATCATTATCATGAAGAATGTTATACCACTGTATTACTTTTTTGATGTCGCTAGCATATACTCTATCTTCATCATAGTTAGGTAAAATTTCAAAGAAATATTCTTCTAACTTTATTTTTTCCGCTTTGTGAGGTACGGAGGTTTTGCCACCCTTTTCTTTTACCTGTATTTTTAAAAATACATCTCTTAAAGGTAGTTCCTCATCTAGCGTATATATTGCAATTTCTGAAAGAATGCTTACGTTACTGCGCATACCAACAGTAATACGTTTCTGATCAATAAGCGATTCTGCAACAAACCCTGTTCTGGTCTGTGTTACCAATTTGTAAAGGCCTGGCTTTCCCCCAATGGATAAGATTTTATCTAAACTCATATAAAAATTTACATTTTAGGAGCGCAAATATTGCACTTTTCAACGGATTACGATAAAATTTTAACGTCCTTTTTTCTGGTTTGGGAAACGCATACGATAATCCGCCCTAATGTTTCCTTTGGAGATATTGTTCAATCTACTTTTAAGCATACGTTTTTTTAACGAAGAAAGCTTATCAGTAAATAAAATCCCCTCTATATGATCGTATTCATGTTGAATTACCCTTGCTAACAGACCATCATAGGTTTCAGTATGCTTTTCAAAATTCTCATCTACATAGGTAAGGGTAACCGTATCCTTTCTTTTTATATCCTCATGAATATCCGGTATGCTCAAACATCCCTCGCTAAACGGCCAATCCTCACCCGTTTCTTCATCAATATATGCGTTGATAAATACCTTTTTAAAACCGTCCAATTTCTTTTGATCTTCCTCGGAAAGGTCCTCGTCTTTTGAAAATGGTGTGGTATCTACCAAAAATAAGCGAATAGGCAGTCCTATCTGCGGTGCAGCTAAACCTACTCCGTTGGCATTATACATGGTCTCCCACATATTTTCTATTAACTCTTTTAATTTTGGGTAATCTTTAGGTATGTCCTTACCTACTTTTCTTAAAACGGGATCGCCATAAGCGATAATTGGTAATATCATCTAAAATTTATTTAAATAGGCTTGAAGAATAATTGTTGCGCTAATCTCATCAACTAGTGCTTTATCTCTTCTTTGTTTTTTCTTAAGACCACTATCTATCATGGTCTGGAAAGCCATTTTTGAAGTAAAGCGTTCATCATGTCTCTCTACCGGTATATGCGGAAAAACTTTTTTTAATCGATTTAAAAAAGGACCTATTAAAGCTTCTGACTCACTGGGAGTGTTATCCATTTGACGTGGTTCCCCCACTATAAAAGTCTCTACTTTTTCCTTTTGTGTATACTCTTTTAAAAAATCTATAAGTTCAAAAGTACGAACGGTGGTTAAACCCGATGCTATTAACTGTAGCTCATCCGTAACGGCTATTCCGGTTCGTTTCTTCCCATAATCCAATGCAAGCAATCTTCCCAACCCTTATTTATTTTTTGCAAAAATAACCTATAAATTGTTATAACCGTAAAATTGAAACCCAAAATCATATTTGACACCTATATTTGCACCTAAATGTGTATTGAGAAACACAAAATCCATTTGTGTAAAATACTGCGATAAGAAAGTAAAAACCGGTTTAACAGCCTCTTTAAATATAACATTCTAATTAGTAAGAAAAGATGACCGAATTAAGAAAGACAATAGAAAATGCGTGGGACAACAGAGAGCTTTTAAAAGAAGCCGCCACCCAGGACGCCATAAGAGAAGTAGTAAACCTTCTTGATCAAGGTAAATTAAGGTGCGCAGAACCAACTTCGGACGGCTGGCAAATTAATGAATGGGTTAAAAAAGGGGTGGTACTTTATTTTCCCATTCAAAAAATGGAAACTCTTGAGGCTGGTATTTTTGAATATCATGATAAAATTCCGTTGAAGAGAGGGTATGAAGCCAAGGGTATCCGTGTAGTACCAAATGCAGTAGCACGCCACGGTGCCTATATTTCAGCAGGTACTATTTTAATGCCAAGTTACGTAAACATTGGTGCTCATGTAGAAGAGGGCACTATGGTGGATACATGGGCCACTGTGGGTAGCTGCGCTCAAATAGGCAAAAACGTTCACTTAAGCGGAGGTGTTGGAATTGGTGGTGTATTAGAACCATTGCAGGCTGCACCTGTAATAATTGAGGACAATGCATTTATTGGATCAAGATGTATTGTTGTTGAAGGTGTTCGCGTTGAAAAAGAAGCTGTTTTAGGCGCAAATGTGGTTCTTACCGCTTCTACAAAAATTATAGATGTTACTGGCGATGAACCTGTTGAAACTAAAGGTAGGGTTCCTGCTCGTTCAGTTGTTATACCAGGGAGTTATACTAAGAAATTTTCTGCCGGTGAGTTTCAAGTGCCTTGTGCATTGATTATTGGCACTAGAAAAGAGAGTACAAATAAAAAGACCTCGTTAAACGATGCCTTAAGAGAATATGATGTAGCAGTGTAAACCAAGCTAAATCTAAAATCTTGCCCATAGTCGTTTACAACTAGCGACTATGGGCTTTTTTTATAAAATACTGTCATTTGTACGCAACCTTTTCTAATTCTTTAGTCTAGTTTATTAGAGACCTGTAAGAAAAGTACCTATTAAAACAATTTATAACTACTTTTTAAGTTATAATCTAGCGAGTTAAAACCGAACATAATCTAAATTTTCGATTGATTTTGAATAATTCTGACAATAAACTTACGGCATTAGTCATAACATTCAATGAAATGGAGCATATTAAAAAGTGTATTGCTTCCGTTTCTTTTGCAGATGAGATTATCGTGGTTGACTCCTATAGTACAGACGGCACATTCGAATATTTAGAAGCATTACCCAATGTGCGTGTTATTCAGCGTCCCTTTAAAAATTTCACCGATCAAAAATCATTTACTTTAGACAAAGCTTCAAATGACTGGATTTTATTTGTTGATGCCGATGAAGTGGTGCCTCGCTCTTTACGTACAGAGATAACCCAAACCATTCAAAAACCAAATGCTTTAGATGCGTATTGGTTTTATAGAAAGTTTATGTTCAAGGACAGTAAGCTGAATTATAGCGGTTGGCAAACCGATAAAAACGTTAGACTTTTTAAGAAAAGCAAATGTCGATTTGCTCAACACAAATTAGTGCATGAAACTTTACAAATTAATGGAAAAACAGGTGTACTCAAAGAAAAATTAGTCCATTATTGCTACAAAGGGTATTCAGACTACAAAGCCAAAATGGTGCATTACGGCAAACTGAAAGCAAAAGAACTACACTCTAAAAAACGTTCTTGCAACCTATTTAAATTGATAGGGAAACCTACATGGAAATTTGCTTACAATTACTTTATAAGACTAGGTTTTATAGATTTACATAAAGGTTTTACTGTCTGCTATTTAAATGCATTGAGCGTATATGTAAGATATGATGAACTTTCAAAATTACAAGCGCTTACAGCCACTAAGGCAAAAAATACTGTTACCACCAACGAAAAATATAAACTTAACAACGTAGAGATGGCAGCTAGCTAATACCTATGTACTATTTTTGTTCGCAAACAACGGGTAATGAAAATTGCATTGGAAAGTTCTTCTCTCTTTTTTAAGAACTACACTGGTATTCCTTTTTACATTCATAATTTATACAATTCATTAAAAGATATAGATGCTATTGACCCCTATTTAGCATTTAGGTTGAAGAGAAAGTTCAAAAAAAAATCTGACTTCCAGAAAAATCTCTTAAACAACAAACACCTTTGGCATCTTAACAATTTTGCCTTAACCACTACAAAGTTTGATGTGGCACATAGTCTACACTCTCCATTTCTAAATTTTAGTTCGTCCTTAAAAGTTGCCACTGTACATGATTTAGCAGTGCACTTACCCCAATTTAAATCATATGAGTTAACTACACCATACTTTGAAAAAAAGAGAATGGCACTTTTCAAAGATTTTAGTAAAAAGGCCGATGTAATCATTACAGTGAGCGAAGCTACAAAGCAAGATTTTCTTTCATTTTTTAATTATCCTGAAGACAGAATACATGCAATTCCGTTAGCTCCCTCACTAAAAGCTCAACAAAACAACAAAACAAATAATGATTTACTAAAGGAATTTAATGTTGCCCCAAAAACATATTTCATATCCCTAGGGGGGGTCTCCTTAAGAAAAAATACACTTAACCTTATTAAAGGTTATACTTTATCAAAAGAGAGTCAGAATAAAAAACTAATAATCACTGGGAAAATTGAATCAAAACATTATTCCCCTGTGTTCAATTTTATTAAAGAGAACAGTTTAGAAAACAAAATTGTGATAACTGGTTATCTAAGTTCTGAGAAGCTAGCAGCACTTTATAAAAATGCAGCTGCTTTTTTGTTTCCCACATTCTATGAAGGCTTTGGTATTCCTATATTAGAAGCAATGTTAGCTGAATTGCCCGTCTTGACTAGTAACACAGGAGCTGCTCCCGAAACCTCAAAGAATCATGCCGTTTTAGTAAACCCATTTAAACCCGAAGACATTGCGGCAGGTATAGAACGCCTATCAACAATAACCGAAGACCAAATAAAACAAGCTAAACAATTTGCAACTACCTTTACCTGGGAAAGAACAGCGCAGAAGACGAAAATGGTTTATGAAAAATATATGTAATTTTATCTCTATATAGAAGAACACCGACGAATGAGAATAGGTTATGATGCCAAAAGAATTTTTCACAACAGAACTGGTCTAGGAAACTATGGGCGGGATATTCTACGTATTTTAAATTCCTACCCTGAACTTGAAGAGTTTTATCTTTTCAATACCAAAACCCCTAGCATAGATAGGAAAGTTGCCTTAGAAAAATCAACAATAGTTTATCCATCGGGTTGGTTCTGGAAAAACTTCCCTTCGCTATGGCGCTTGTTCGGGCAATGGAACCAGATAAACGATTTGAGATTGGATTGGTATCACGGACTATCAGGAGAAATACCCATTCAGTTCAAAAAACGGGGCACTTCAAAAATAGTCACCATACATGATCTTATTTTCATAAGCCACCCTCAATATTATAAATTTTGGGATCGGATAATATATAAACTAAAGTTTTACTACGCTGTACATGCCGCAAACCATATTGTGGCTATAAGTGAACAGACCAAAAGAGATATCATTAAATTTTTAAAGGTTTCACCTCATAAGATTACGGTAGTCTACCAAGGTTGTCACAGTGCGTTTAAAACTACTTATTCCCAAGAAGAAAAAGAGAAGGTTAGAGCAGAACATAATCTACCTAAACAATTTATTTTAAACGTAGGCACTATACAAGAACGTAAAAATGTACTGGCAATAATCAAAGCTATTAAAGACACTACCTATCATTTGGCTTTGGTGGGAGGCGAAAAATCCTATGCAAAAAAGGTTCGCAGATATATTACTGAACACCAAATGCAAGATCAGGTAACATTTGTAAAGAAAATTGGGGTACAAGATTTAGCTATACTCTATCAAGCCGCCACTCTGCTTTGCTACCCATCTTATTGCGAGGGATTTGGAATACCGTTAATTGAGGCTCTTTTTAGCAAAATTCCTGTTATTGTTACAAAAGGAGGCTGTTTCCCAGAAGCGGCCGGACCTGATGCTCTTTATATTGACCCAGATAATACTACGGAAATTCAAGAAAAAATTAAAAAATTATACGATAATCCAGAGCTGAGAAAAGAAATGACAGACAAAGGCTTTTCTTATGTACAAAGGTTTAATGATGAGAACGTGGGTGCCAATCTAGTTGCTCTCTATAAAAAGCTAGCGTAAATGGGTTGTATTTGTTTTTTTAATACGGTCAAATCTTGGGGCGGAGGAGAAAAATGGCATTTTGAAGTAAGCCAATATCTTCATGAAAAAGGGGTTCCCGTTTTTGTGGTTGCACATCCTAAAAGTGTCCTTTCACAAAAACTTAAAACTACGGATATTCCCCATAAAACTATTGAACTATCAAACCTTAGTTTCATTAACCCTATTAAAAGGTTAGCTGTTAAAAATTGCCTCAAGAGCCCAGCGGTAGATACCATAGTCATGAATTTATCGAGCGATGTGAAAATTGCTGGACCAATTGCAAAAGAACTGAATATTAAAAGAATTATTTATAGGCGAGGTAGTGCCATACCTATCAAAAACACTTTTTCCAATCGGTATCTTTTCAAAAACGTACTTACAGAAATACTTGCAAATTCTGTAGCTACCAAAAACACCATTTTAGAGAACAATCCCAAGCTTTTTCCAAAAGAAAAAATCACGGTTATCTATAACGGTGTAGCTATTCCCGAGCAACTAGATACGGAAAGGTCCCATGCCCAAAACGGACTAATTACCCTAGTTAACCTAGGCCGTTTGGAGTTTCAAAAAAACCAAGGATTTTTACTAGATGTTGCAAAAAGGCTAATGCAAAAAGGAGTGGTATTTAAAATGATAATTGGTGGTGACGGACGTCTAAAAAGTTTACTACAATCTAGGATAGAAAATGAAGGTTTATCAAACCATGTAGAACTTTGTGGTTTTGTAGATAAGCCCTATGAATTCATTTCACATGGTGATGTATTTTTACTTTCTTCTCATTGGGAAGGTTTTGGCTACGTTCTTGCAGAAGCTGCGCTATCGGAAAGGCCATCCGTTGCTTTTAATACTAGTAGTAACCCGGAGGTAGTTTTACACGAAAAAACCGGTCTATTAACTCCTCCTAACGATATAGAAAGCTTTGTTAAAGCTATTGAAAAACTATATAATAATAGATCATTAATTACTTCAATGGGTACTGCTGGCAGGAAATTTGTAATTGATCAGTTTGAAAAGTCGAAAAAATTAAAGGAAATAGAAGCATACTTGAAATATGAATAGGACGGAAAAGATTTCGGGCTTACTAATTACCTTAAACGAGGAAAAACACATAGAAGCTGTTTTACAGAACCTATCATTTTGTGATGAAATCATTGTTGTCGATTCCTTCAGCACAGACCGTACTGTTGAAATCATTAAAAATCATTCCAATGTTCAACTTATACAGCGGCCCTTTAAGAATTACACAGACCAAAAGCAGTTTGCCTTAGACCAAGCGGCGTATAATTGGGTGCTTTTTATGGATGCGGACGAAAGGGTAACTCCTAAACTTGAAAAAGAAATTATAGAAGAAATAGAAAATAAAACCGACTGTGCAGCTGCCTATTATTTTCTGCGAATTTTCATGTATCAGGATAAAGTACTCCGTTTTAGTGGATGGCAAACAGACAAAAATTATCGCTTATTTCAAAAAGATAAAGTGCAGTTTGTTTCTGATCGAATAGTACATGAAACTTTAGAGGTAAACGGTAATTCTAAAACATTAAAAAACCGACTAATACATTATTCATTCAACAATTATGATGAATACAAATCCAAGATGGTTAAGTACGGAAAAATGAAGGCCAGAGAGGCCTTTGAAGCAGGTAAAACAGCTAGATGGTATCATTCTGTATTAAGACCCGCATGGAAATTTTTCAACCACTATATTCTTAGGTTGGGGTTCTTGGACGGTAAAAAAGGTATTGTTATCTCCTACCTAAATGCTGTTGGTGTCTACAGTAGATTTAAAGAACTAAAACGTCTGAACTCGGCAGGAAAAAAATGAAAGTCAACCCAAAAAATATAATCTTTTTCTGCCCTACGAAAAATTGGGGTGGTATTGAAAAAAATGTATTGCTCAGGACTATTTTTCTTAGCCAAAACGGATATAATATCACCGTAGTACTATTGAAAAACACATTTGAGGATAGATTTGCGAATATGGAAAATGTTACAATCCGTACAATTACAAAACGTGGTGGTGATTTAAACCTTTTCGTCGTCCGCAATTACATCAAGATAATACAAAAAGTTAAACCACTAACGGTTTTTGCAGCTTTAAAGCGCGATTGGTGGCTAGTGTCATTAGCGGCTCACATAAAAAAAGTACCTAATATAATTCTATACCTTGGTAATATTAGAAAAATTAGAACCGGCCTTA from Zobellia alginiliquefaciens includes:
- a CDS encoding glycosyltransferase family 4 protein; amino-acid sequence: MRIGYDAKRIFHNRTGLGNYGRDILRILNSYPELEEFYLFNTKTPSIDRKVALEKSTIVYPSGWFWKNFPSLWRLFGQWNQINDLRLDWYHGLSGEIPIQFKKRGTSKIVTIHDLIFISHPQYYKFWDRIIYKLKFYYAVHAANHIVAISEQTKRDIIKFLKVSPHKITVVYQGCHSAFKTTYSQEEKEKVRAEHNLPKQFILNVGTIQERKNVLAIIKAIKDTTYHLALVGGEKSYAKKVRRYITEHQMQDQVTFVKKIGVQDLAILYQAATLLCYPSYCEGFGIPLIEALFSKIPVIVTKGGCFPEAAGPDALYIDPDNTTEIQEKIKKLYDNPELRKEMTDKGFSYVQRFNDENVGANLVALYKKLA
- a CDS encoding glycosyltransferase — encoded protein: MGCICFFNTVKSWGGGEKWHFEVSQYLHEKGVPVFVVAHPKSVLSQKLKTTDIPHKTIELSNLSFINPIKRLAVKNCLKSPAVDTIVMNLSSDVKIAGPIAKELNIKRIIYRRGSAIPIKNTFSNRYLFKNVLTEILANSVATKNTILENNPKLFPKEKITVIYNGVAIPEQLDTERSHAQNGLITLVNLGRLEFQKNQGFLLDVAKRLMQKGVVFKMIIGGDGRLKSLLQSRIENEGLSNHVELCGFVDKPYEFISHGDVFLLSSHWEGFGYVLAEAALSERPSVAFNTSSNPEVVLHEKTGLLTPPNDIESFVKAIEKLYNNRSLITSMGTAGRKFVIDQFEKSKKLKEIEAYLKYE
- a CDS encoding glycosyltransferase family 2 protein translates to MNRTEKISGLLITLNEEKHIEAVLQNLSFCDEIIVVDSFSTDRTVEIIKNHSNVQLIQRPFKNYTDQKQFALDQAAYNWVLFMDADERVTPKLEKEIIEEIENKTDCAAAYYFLRIFMYQDKVLRFSGWQTDKNYRLFQKDKVQFVSDRIVHETLEVNGNSKTLKNRLIHYSFNNYDEYKSKMVKYGKMKAREAFEAGKTARWYHSVLRPAWKFFNHYILRLGFLDGKKGIVISYLNAVGVYSRFKELKRLNSAGKK